CTGCTGGCCACCAGGGCTATCTGAACCCAGAAGCACTGAGCCAAGGGAGGTCACAGTGCTTCACCCCTCTCCAAATTTGCTGTGCTCACCAGGAGGGTGAGATGGGGAGGCATCACCTTGCACTTGCACCTGGTAGGCTGttcccagctgtccccagtCTGCAGTAGGAATCTGGGGGGGAATTCTACCAGAATTATACCTGATACTTTATCAAGCTTTGAAATGTCTAATGCcttgaaagaaaactgttttacTACAAAGCTGTACGTGTTAGGCATTGCCACTTCTCTTTTTTACAAATCCTCACATTCTCACCAAATAGCTTAAAAAGCAACAAAGGGTTATAACTGACTTGACCACAGATGTCATGAAGCCTCACCATTGTACCTTCTCCTTCTGTTATCTCCAGCTATTGCCAGATCACTGTCAACAAAGTCATACACAATAATGCCCCATTACAGCTGGAATGGTTCCTTAAACTTTACAGCACTTAAAAATGCTCCCAAGGCCCCAAAAATGTCTCGATTCAGAATTGAACATATAATACCTGCCAAATTCGCAGGTTTGAAACCACTTCCAATAAGAATTAAAAAGGCCCTCTTCACAGCTGAAATAGGGCTATCAATACTTGACTTGTCTGCCCATGTGAAATAGTGGGTTCTTTTCTCTGACGTCGCAATTTAGTTCAAAATGGCTTTGATGATGACAGGGTACATGCCAATGATAAAACCACAGAGATGACAGTCTAATCTTACAAAGATGACCGATCACTGATAAGAGATTAAGTCACACAACATTTGAAAAACCAGATTATCTGTCTGCTAGGATAGTGCCTGTGCAGACCTCCTGCTGAGCCATGCTGAGATGCCAGCAACATACAAAGATGCTTCTCCGTAAAAACCAGAAATGCTTCAGAGAATTTCTCAAGCCATTgggataaaagaaagaaagtgagcaagaaaaaaacccctctgatATTACACTGAGCTTTTTTTGTCAAACATCCATTTTTCAGACTAGTAAAGTATTTAGATGTACAGCGTATAAATAATTTAGAGGCACTATAAAAGGGACTAAATTAGTCAGTTCTGCCCTATAATTAGCACTCACAGCTATGCTGGCAATGGGTGGGTGATTATTAAACACCTTTTATTATCGGTTTTATGCactacaataaaaaaattaaaattatacttACAAGAATTATTAGACATGCCGGTCCTATAAAACTCCATATAAAGTTATTCTTAGTGCTGAGCCaacatctgaaaaattaaacagcagAAAATGCCTTGAAACGTGCTATTTTGGTTATCTGGGGCCAAGCAGGATGACTTGGACACAGAAACAGCGACTCACACTTCCGTGGTGCCGTAGTACTTGTATCCCAGTGCAGCTGAAATTCCGACCACCACGGCTGGGCTGACATAGCCAAAGACATAGAAATTCTTGTGCAGAAAGCCCTTGTTGTAGATGACTCCCACCACTATAAGGTAGAGGTGAATGCCTTCAATGCACATCCACGCAAAAGCAGCTAGGAGGAAATAATGGAGCAATCCAGCAGTAATTGAACAGAAGAGCTGGAAATTCAACCAGAGACACGAGAGTCATAATTCTATTAATATGCCTTTGTCAAGATATTATAATAGTACACACACAGCAACTGAGTGACTCTGAAGTGGTGACTTAGCAGACCATTTGTAATGGTTGACAAGATCTGGGCCTACACCCATGAGCACACTCGGTCATTAGTGTTGTCTGTAGCAACCTGGAAAATAAAGTGACTACATTCAACTTCTAAAACTGGTATATGTCTCCCCAGAAAAACTGTATAAATGATTTGACAAGGTTTATCCTATAGTTATGGCTGAGTAGTCTACATGCTGATCTATACAAAGCCCATTTTTAAGATTTTGATAACAGTCACATTGTTATCACCTTGTAATTGCATCGCAAGGagttatttctgaaataacttTTGTTATAAAAGAGCATTTGTAAAATGATATTTTTCGATCAATCAGTACTGGAATGCTacctcagggacagcagctcatatttttttcaagtacTTTTAAATCCGATTCAGCCACTTATAGTAGGGGTATTTTGATAATTTATGCACAACTTTATTTCCTAAGACCAATCTGCGATGCAAAAATCAACAGCTCGGCTTTCTGAAAAGCTCAGACGAAGGCCCTGCTGCTTTAAAGGaccattttttatttcctgttactGTGCTGGGAAGTTGGGGTCACTGCTGTAGGTAGGAAATATGGGGAGTAGACAGAAGATCATATCTTATACTGTATATTTCCTGTGCAATACAAAATCAAGACACGAGTGGAAACTACCCACCTTGTTATTGTTCATATTAATTCCAATCAGAAAAATAAGTTCCGCCAGGAAAAGGCTGCAGCAGAGGTTTTTGTGGATTGTCGTTCTAGTGCTTTGAATTTCACTGAAGAACCAGAATGTAAAAATGCACATGGAGAGGCAAATCAACGAAATAATTATTCCTAGCTGAGTGATTCTTGTAAGAATGTTATAATTTGTAACACCCTGGGGGAAAATTATAATATAGTATTTAAAAGAACAGCTTTATACCTTCTCAAGAAAAGACCTCATTCTATAATACAgctcttttattcttttctacAAAATATTAATCAAAATTGTTTGTAGAGTTTCGCTGGAAATGAACACTTTGGATAATCCAAAAAGTACTGGGGTTTGGTGAGACAGATATAATTCTAGGGGAAATTAGTAATAAACTGTATATATTCTGCTCTTGcattttctgatatttcttAACAAAACTTTTTATTAACATCAGTATCTCCTAATAAGATTTTCAAAATCAGATCATTTTAGTGAATGACAAATACACTGGCAGTGGGACATATATTAATATGACATGAACATTTTCTAATATAAAAGGACTTATCACAGCAGTGACTTAGATAAGCAAAACTGAATAACTGTCTCACTGAATTTGCAACATGATCAAAACAAGACTCTGAAATAACAATCACTTCAAGCAAATGCTATTCCACATACACAACGTGAACATTCTCCAAAGAAACACAGGGTATTTTAATAGGGGATGTGAGTATTTTCTGTGTAAGAATACAGTTTCTTTTGCCTCTTGCTATTGTCACAAAGAACATCTGAAATACGTGACTGTACATCAGCAAAAGGAGAGCATTCAGCTGGCCATAAAATGTCtctaagtatttttttcttaaataaaagaTCAGAGATTATTCACCTCCCAgcctttcttttcaaaataactATATAAGTACCTGCAAAGGTTTTAAATTTGAACTGGAGACTTAGGATGCTATTTAGCAAGCAGGAAACAGCCTCTATCAGCATGAGATTCACAGTGTGAGAGAACTGCCTCAATAGAGTATATTCATGCTAATATTCTGCTTGCTGTCAGTTCTGTTAAAAAGCTACCTCCTGAGGCAGGACCTAAGCTCCTGCAGATCCCCACTGAGATCCTGGAAATCTGTGGGGCTTCTTAATATAAGAAGGACATAAATTGAGTGGTCATTCTCCTGATTTTGTGCTGGTTGTGAGTTTCACGTTTAATAGTCATAAACTTCAAATTGATTATGCTGCTGCAAACTCTCAGGAGAGACTTTAAAGCAGGTTTTTAGATGCCAAAGTTAGGCAAATGGGTAGCAAAAGTTTTGTGAGAGAGAAATTCAAGGCCATATGGTTGCTGACCACCAATGAATGGCAGATAAATCCCACAGCAGTCTTAAAGTgggatttaaaatgaaaagcaatgcTCCAAAAATAAGCACAACAGACTGTGTATTTGGAACAAGATACTTTGCTGCATCACTGCTCTGTAATACTGCAGAAAGGACATAAGGAAATTCAAACACATATGGGAGGAATTTTGTTTGCTCTGTGCACAATAAATTGCGTGTTTGCTGAATAAAACCAAGAGACAACCTAAAGGGGGAAACTACGTGGGTtgcaccaaaacaaaaacataagggatgaaaacagggaaaagtaTCAGGTAAAACACTAAATTAAAATAGCACTTACAACAGAGCCACCTGAGGACATCAAAACAGCAAAATGAGTCAGATGATTACATTTGCATGAGATATGAGTGGAGTTGGAATGTGTCAGCTCACAGCCTTCTGTAGCCCAGTTGCCATTCATTGTGTCCGCTGAGTAGTTCCAAAATGCACATTTAATGTCTTTATCTGCAGTCTGGAACAGAAACAAGATGTTTTACTGATGGCAAAAGGCGGGATATTTCCCATCAAGAGACCTTTCTTATGCTAGCCAGAGCAATTCATTAAAAATTGTTTGTTGCCATTGGAAGGTTGGGAAACAAAAGGCCCGTTCTGCAAGGCCTGTTCCAAGCAATTAAAACATGGCCGGGGATGGAAACATTTTATCCACGCAGCTAAACCCCCACCAAACACACAGTCTAATCAGATTACTGAACTCTTCTGGCACTGGCAAAGATGACCAAATTTTTACCTACAGAAAACATTGTTAAATATACACTTGCACCTGCTGAACATGGACTAGACTGCAAGGTTACAGTCACATTGCTTGTCCTACTCGTGGTCCATTCCAAATGAGCAGTCCAAAAACTGAGACCTATTCTGTTCATTTTACAGAGTAATCTGGGATAAAGCCAGGCTCATCCCACACCTGTTGTGTCACCTGCCATACAACAGTGATGAGCAAGACCATTTGTATTATTTAGTACAGTTAGTGCTCACTAAATCCAGTCAAAGATAAGGTCCCAACTGTACTATGGGCTttacaaatatatgtaaatttATATACGGGTGATTTCTAACTCAGAAGGCAAGTAAcaaatttaaaagctgtgtaaCCAAGGTCAGAACCTTGTCTCTCTGCTCACCTCCCTACAGAGTTGTTTTCTTGTTAAGTTTCTGATAATTCCTTGTGCCATGTAAAGTGATTCTTCACATATTAGTGAAACCAGCAAAAATCTTTATTTGCTGGAAGTAAACCTCTCAGTTCTAAATAAATGTGTTCAGAAATAACAAAGTTTCAAAACCATGGGTTCTGCTATTAACTGCAGGTTAACTTTTTGTGTTaactttgaagcatttcttccctttttttggtATACATGCTTAAATGTCTGATAAACTTTCAGGAAAAACCCCACCTAAATACAGAACAGTCAAGATCCTCTAATGTTCTCTGACTCAGGCATCTACATTTTATCCGTACTACAGCCCCACAAAGATGATATTGTTGCCCTTGTTTTAGTCTCAGAGCAATTTTCCTCTGTATCATATTTAGTATATATTGTGCTTAGCACGTCACATTTGAGATTAATGTTATTAGAGTAATAAATGGCAACCTCACACCAGCAAACAACAGAATCATGTCTCAGTTTATCACACGCTGCAGGTGTGGTTACATCACATAAAATGATTAGCTAATGCTTTGTTTTATTGGAAGctgacaataaaaataaaacaaacaaaccaacccttACCTTGGCATACTTTAAGGTAAATGTTATTTTCTCCAGCTCATAGAGCGTGGGTGGGTTTGAGCTAATTGCAACAGCTATGACTGATGAGCTCACTGTCTGTCTCTGCTCTGAAGGATCTTTTGAGGAGTGGTTTTGAGGTGAAGAAAGCAAGGAACCAATGTTGCTGTACCGCAGAAAGACAACTGCGACCGTGCCTATCAATCAATCAAACACACCATGCTCAGtagtttgtgggtttttttatagaGGAACAAAATTGAAGACATTAAGGAAACAATAAACAATAGACATTATTGCTGCTGTGGCATAAAACATGCAAAGCAGATGGAATGTGGAATacttataaaaatgttttagggACAATGAAATAtagctttatttaaaacaatgtAACTGCcattagaaataaaactgtgtttGCACTGGAAATACTGATTGGagatatgcatatatatttttcctagAATAATATATGCTTGCTGCTGTTCAGCAACTGGTTACACATATGGTGTCAGGGCTTACAAACTAAAATGTCTCAGATCTGAGGTAAATACTGGACCTTTCTGAAGTACCTGGCTTGCTTTGACTCCCATTACAATGAACCCAGTATGGAAGACAACTAAGGAGAAAGGTATTTTAGGATGCACTGCTGATCTTAAAAAATGTAGTGACTTTCTCCCTGGTATCAAAGTAAACCACAATTTTAGATACTGATAGGTAGTGAGATAGAGATTAGATAGAAggtgaagatttaaaaaatcctttctgtGTTTATTGTTAGGTGGTTTAATTCCAGAGCTGTTCAAACACATTTATTTATCTTTAGTGCTGACAGTGGTTGTAAGCCCTTTCTGTAGCACTCTGAGGTCCAAGTCAAACCTGGGTCCTGCTGGTTTTGGTGCTGAAGATTGCATGTTTTTGCCCCAGTGAGCTACTCTCTAAATGGAAAAGATGCACCAATTTTTGGAGGAGAAGTAGCAGAGAGGGTTGAAGGGGCCACTCCAAAGTCATAGAGCAGATCTATGGCTGAGTGAAGGATAAAGCTCAGGTACCAGTGTGAAAACTCACTGGATACTCACTGTGCCACTGGAAATGTTGGAAATATCAGAGTCTTGAGACAATAAAGGGGCAGGAGAAATTGTGATAAAAACACCTTGTCTCCCCTGTGGTTAAGCAGTGCTGAACCTCAGTCTTGGTAAACTGCACGTTTATTGCTAGAGGGTACAAGTCTATCCAAGGTGTTTATTAACCCCCCTGCTCTCTAACCTTTGTTTCTTACCATTAGGATGAggttcctttctcttctttggCGAGATCTTTATGTAATCTCCCCCTGTGTAAACGTGAGGGTGAATGTGTTTCATGTGGTGTGAATCAAAAGCAAAAACCTTGAGTgctgtaaaagaagaaaaatgcagtaCAAATCACAGCTCCATTATGGTCTACCATAATTTACAGTTGGGTTAATAAATGTGTTATTGGATTGCATAATTACTCTGAATTTGAAGAATATATCATTGTGCAAAATATCTCAAGAAAAATGCTATTAGTATAACATGTTTGTTTAAACgtctgtgttttttttattttcatgcataCATTTTGCTCTCATACTTTTTactctttccatgaaaaatatgGTCTCTTATTTACCTTGCCTTAAATTAggtactggaaaaaaacaatgtAGGTTACTTTTGGAAGAGCTATTGctttattaaaaatgcatttctgaaagCAGCCACAAATCACAATTATAAAAAGCAAAGCATAAAATTCTCCACTGAATACTAACATTTGATAAAAGCCAATTTTTGAagagtatatattttatagttATCTATCCACGCTACCAAATGCACATTGCACCATGAACTAATGATGTGTCTTgtcagaaagcaaacaaacaagcatCACCCCTCAGGACAAAAACTACATTAGAGGCCATTGAGCTCTTTACTTGCTTCATTACAGTGCTGAGTTTCAATCACCCGGgatgggaacaaaaaaaaaaagtcaatcaggccttttccttttttaaaacaaaacaaaaaaacccaacaacaaacaaatccaaaactTGACTGATGGAGGAATATCACTAAGCTAGACCATCTGCATTGCTTATAGCACAGCACACAAAAATAATATGAGCTATTCAATAGACCAGCTGTCAGAAAATGTTTGTCAGGGCATAAGAAATAGTTTTATTTGGCTGGAGTTTTGAAAAGCTCATAGTTCAGGGGCTTGCACCATAAAAAGcagtggagagagagagacagacatAACGTTGTAGGTCTTGTCCCAAAATAGTGTGGCACATGAGACCTGTGGAAAATTTATTCATGGTGaaagacaacaacaaaaaatgttaGTGTTTGGGTCCAATTTGGAAATGAGCTCACACACAGTTTACCattttagaacaaaaataaactgaaaaaatcaTTAACCTTTTAATATGGAAATTCCTCCCCTTTCTCTTTATCAACTCTTTCTATCACATTGGTGACTGATACCCACAGTGCCACCAGAACCTGCACCTGAATCCTCTCCTCCCGACCTTCCCAGCCTCAGCTtccaagcaagggaggtggggtgaggagcaggggACCTTCACAGGCAGCACCTGGCACAGAATCAGACTTAAGTCTGATTCCACAGAGCCTGTTCCACAGAAAAAATCCCATTCCCCCTATTTTTTCATCACTCtgtgtaatttattttcagaggGGTGAGGGAAGAACAGGTGGTTTGACCTGTCTCGGGGCCACAGGAGGAATCTTTCTCATGAACTCATTTTATAAAACAGCAAGCCAGTAAGAGGCACTGAAGGACTGTGCTAAATCTGAAGTAAGAAATCAGATCACATGCAGTTTGGGgacattcagaaaaataaagatgaaagaGTGGCCATTGACAAAGGAATCAGCAATGCTTTATTAGGATTTTGAACAGTGGCTGGTGTTAGCCTTACTCTGCTCCCAGAGAAGGAATGTTAAACCATTATTGCCACAGGAAAGCCAGCAGGCACTGGTGGGAAGACACCAGCTCACAGGTAGAAGGTAGGAGAGCAAAATGGTGCAGCTGAGACCAAGCAGTTCTCCTCCTGTGGAATTCCtcttaaaatgagaaatttctGTTGACAGAAAGCCACTCAAGGTTGAACTCACTAGGTAAAGTCCTTATTCAAAGTTCACTTATAATACCTTCACTGAactaaaaagagtaaaaaaatctttatagaACAAGTccaattttcatttcattggTGTTTTTTATGCATAGGTTAATTCTGTGCTTAGGAAAAGGATCCAGATTCACTGTGAGTGTGGCCATAATGAGAGACTGAAAGAGAATCTGAAAACAACTTCCCACagacttccattttttttctgggctgtgGACTCAAATGTTCAGCCTTCAAAAACTGTGATACCTACACTGAAAGTCAGGTGTTAGTTATGAAAATCATACAAATTAACACCCGTGTCTTTCACACGACACCATCTCTAATCTTCATAATTGTGCTGAGAAACTCCTCGGCGTAACCCACATCTAAAGTATACCTgggattaattttctttatcttACCTATGTCACTTGCATTAGCATCTAGCTGTGTTGTCTTTTTGAAGCTCTGTGACACGAGGAGCGTTGCTTGCTCTGCAGTGTGCAGCAGCTTGGTCAGGCTCCTCCTTTGGTTGTCCGCAGGAAGGGCTTCCCAGACTGTAAGTTTGTCTTTTTGTAAAAAATTGTTCACAGTGTTGACCAAAACCTGTAAATAAAAGTGTGTGTTTGAGAAGAGTCAGGCACTACCTGTGGAGCAAGGACAAAGCCCCAGACCCAAGGCTCCAGCCACTCACGTTGATGGTGGTGTTAGGAAGAGCTTCGCTGCCGGAGTCGCGGGTGACCTCCCACGGGGGGTAGGACAGTGCTTCCACGTAGGAAACCACATCCACGGGGGAAAGTGGGCCCAAAGTGCTTTTATTAATTTCCTGCAGCATCTCCAGAGGTGTTTTTAAGTGACTGATCTGCAAAATGCCAGAGCTCACATATTAACGAAGCAAGTAAAGTCGTATTTCTGCGGTTGAAAATAGACCCGGTGCAAACGACTGATTTCTGTGAATTATCACGCTGGTTTTTAAGGCACTTGTGCATAAAACCCCCCACTACTCGAATCAGCAGGTTGACCTATAAAGTACTGGTGTTACACATATCTAGTATAACCCTAACAAGCCATGTGCTGTCATTACACTTCTTTTTCCCCACTGCAGCTCACTTTTATTTATCCTGATGTCCCAAAGTGAATTAGTAAATGTTCTGCAAAAATAACTAAATATCAGCGATACGATCATTCTGTtgacttttttattaaattttaactGAAGAGGTGGGAGCAGATGTGCagtatttgtatatttttagtgctttttttttttcaagtgcaaATTATAAAGAGGTAGTTGAGTGGACTGTACTGCCTATTTCACCTTCACTGATTCAGTTTATGAAATGCTAAATGCACTTACATCAAACAAGTAGTTTAAAAGTATAGGCAAGAGAGGGTGAGATGAAGATTAAGATTGCAGGTTTCAGTCTCATGGCTGAATAAGAAAATTCTTACTTCAGAATACTGAAatctaataaaaaaacccccaacatctGATTTTGTATGATCCATAatctctgctgctgagcagcttttAGAGACCTTGCTTTGTCTTTAACTGCAACTGAATAGAACTAGAACACAGGTTAAAAACCAGGCTAAAAATCTGACAGTTATTTACATGAAATTAAAGTGTTTTGACTTATTTAGTTTAGTgatacacttaaaaaaaaatctcactctAAGATCCTACTGTGGCATTTACCATGCCTTTGCACCTAAGTGTGATAAGCATATATTATATTTGATATAAGTACTACATCGCAGGCAAACATAGAAGACATGTTAACACAATGTATATATAACACTAGGTTAATAAAAGCCTTTAAATTAATATCTTTCTGAACCCAGTAACTTCAGCAAGCTGCTTAATATCAAATTCAAACATATACAAttggttttaaattatttatgctTGTGCTTCAtttatcctttaaaaatatacactAGTGTAGCTGTAGACTAATGAGTAGTGcattaattaatatattttttaatttgcatcaGGAAtctctgtttctgtgaaaaaaaatgagcCTGAAGTCTCTGTTTCTACAAGTTCTGTCTCACTTTACACAGTATGCTTTGAGGAGTAAATAAACCAGCACACCAAGATGTTATGGCTCCCTTTTCTATTTAGTCACTTGTTGACATTACTTTTGCAAGCTATCTTGCTGCCTTTCCTTCTGAACAAGCAAATAATTGCACATCAGTAAATGCAGCAGTGTGTAACTTCAGAAATTACAGAAACAGCTGAGTGATTACCACACTTGTGAATTTTTCATGCATCATGATTCACTTTGCTGGAAACAGAACATGCAGATTCCCAGCAAGTTATTATCATGATTTGAACATACAACCCCGTTCAAATAATTTGAAGTTATTAAAAAGACTTCTGTAAACATGCTTAAGTTCAATTGTATGCTCCAAGTCCTTGTTAAAAGCTGTTTAAGAACAATTGTATTTGAAATAGCAGTTTCAAACAGAAACAATTAAAAGATTTGGAAATTAATCTGTAAACCAATGCTACTTACTCTGGCTAAAGTTCTATTAATATGTTCAGTTACACAGTCTTTGAATAACTCACACTTGGCCTTTGGattttctgtagaaataaaaaaaaaattaattatacaTCACAGTCCATGCAATATTCAATACAATCTAATTGTAAAAGCTCTTGTTTAGGTCATTCCCCAAGCCACCAGCATTCCTGAATTTATGCACATAAGACACAGCAGCCCATTCTCAAACTTCAGTTACAAGGACTTTATTTTGGCCAAAGTTACAGCACTGGATTGGACTGTCCCCTTCCAGGGGACTTGGACAGATGGAGTTAAGAGACAGCTCAAATTTACAGAAAGGGACACAGATCTGACGACTGTGAGGAGGTAACTGTTATTTCAAATGAGTTTCATTACACTGTTTAgcaaaaatacatttacaaaaTTATTCTATTCTCAGGAATTGTAGATGCAAAAAAAAGATGCCTCGCCTCTTTTTCATGTCTTGCTGATTAATCTAACTGAAGATAAATAGGCACTGGTGGGTTTCTCAGAAGATGTATCTCTATAATAACACATAAACCTTTATAATACCATGTACCTTGGCAGGAAGTGCCATCATTTGGCTTAAACTGCAATTTTCCTGTAGATGGTTGATAACCTTCCTTACAGGAGCAGCTAAACCCTCCATCCACGTTTTCACATTTTGCATGATCTCCACAGGCAACAGTTCCTCCGTTGCTGCACTCATCTACATCTGCAAATACCATgagaaatggaattttttatTAAGTATTTACAGACTAACACCTTGCTGCTTTGTTGATAATAGCACCACACACTACAAGCAGTTTCATGATAAAATTTCAGGtaataaaaaaagcagaagctaAAAATGTGCTAATAATGGCAACCCCCCCTGCCAATTATAATACTTACAGATTATAAGGATAAATCATAATTGATCATATTTTTATACCACCACTTTTATTACTATATAATACTACATTGCTCATGTTTTAAAACCATATTAATTCTATCAGAAAAAAGGTAGTTGGCATGATGCAAATCATCTGAAACCCATTTTTCAGAGATTAGATTAAATAGATTTTCTCAGCTTTATGATTCagttaggaaaagaaaaaaaccctaaacctaCAGACTTTTCTTTTAAGTTGCAGCTTTGAAAAGATGCTGCAAAAGATCACTCTATCTCGTTAATCTAAGAATTAAACTCTGTGCCCTTTAAAGTGCTTGgcatgtcttttcttttttttttttttttaaatccatgttTAAATTACATTTGCCTAAACTGTATTTTGTGCTTCTAAATAGTTTGCTATTAGGCAGACAGGTTCATTAACTGGGTGGGGCACAGTCCAAGAGTAAAACCAATTAATTCCAGTAAGGGAATCCATGAATTGATCAATTTAAGGGAGCTGGGCACTAACTCCCTGGCCAGAATACAgattattttgcattatttgGTTGGCTGAGGATAAAGATCAAATAACTCAATGGAGAAAGTAAACTGGGAACAACACCAAATAATTCTGAAGAATGAAGTAATGGACTGTGAAGTGCTGtgctggaaaggagaaaaaagtgaacagctcTGGGAAACATATATCTGAtgaaaagagctgaaaaatgaAGAAGTGATACATGAGCAGGTTTAAAGTTACAACCTGAGAACTGAACTGAGGGAAAGTAAAGGTGGTGTGGGGAATGGATTAACCAGAGAGGATGACAACCCAAGTTAAGAACTGGTATGACTCTtaattttgggaaggaattggTGAAAAAAGGAGAAGTGATTAATGGATCAGTGGAGGAGAAGAGCTGCTTGGATTGATAGGAAGCCTCTGCCCCAGATGGGTGTTAGGAATAGACAGACAGAAAGCAGATATGGGGTGGCTG
This genomic window from Pseudopipra pipra isolate bDixPip1 chromosome 9, bDixPip1.hap1, whole genome shotgun sequence contains:
- the ADGRL4 gene encoding adhesion G protein-coupled receptor L4, with product MKLLPFLVLVSSLLDYGCSSASCNMTCHKDARCEVQGGTTGCYCSQGYTGNGITFCYDDNECENATQPCGEHANCTNTVGSYFCMCMPGFKSSNGQETFVPNDGTSCVDVDECSNGGTVACGDHAKCENVDGGFSCSCKEGYQPSTGKLQFKPNDGTSCQENPKAKCELFKDCVTEHINRTLARISHLKTPLEMLQEINKSTLGPLSPVDVVSYVEALSYPPWEVTRDSGSEALPNTTINVLVNTVNNFLQKDKLTVWEALPADNQRRSLTKLLHTAEQATLLVSQSFKKTTQLDANASDIALKVFAFDSHHMKHIHPHVYTGGDYIKISPKKRKEPHPNGTVAVVFLRYSNIGSLLSSPQNHSSKDPSEQRQTVSSSVIAVAISSNPPTLYELEKITFTLKYAKTADKDIKCAFWNYSADTMNGNWATEGCELTHSNSTHISCKCNHLTHFAVLMSSGGSVGVTNYNILTRITQLGIIISLICLSMCIFTFWFFSEIQSTRTTIHKNLCCSLFLAELIFLIGINMNNNKLFCSITAGLLHYFLLAAFAWMCIEGIHLYLIVVGVIYNKGFLHKNFYVFGYVSPAVVVGISAALGYKYYGTTEVCWLSTKNNFIWSFIGPACLIILVNLLAFGVIIYKVFRHTAMLKPEVSCYENIRSCARGALALLFLLGATWIFGVLHVVQGSVVTAYLFTIFNAFQGMFIFIFLCVLSRKIQEEYYRLFKNVPCCFGCLR